TCGGTGGCCTGAGCTCCGTATCCATCCCCGTGATCGAAACGTCGGCGCTCGGCCGGACGCCGGTCCCGCGCGGCAGTCTTGGTGACGTCGCGGGTGAGGAGCTCGAACTCCCCGATGCGTCGAACGATTCGGAGAAGGCGTACAGCGAAATCGAAGTCGACTCCACCGTCACGCTCGACCCCTCGGCCGAGGGCCCGCAGTATCCGCCAGCGCTGCTCAAGGCCGGTGTGCAGGGGGTGGTCTACGCGCGATTCGTCGTGGACACCATCGGTCACGTGGATACCGCGTCGCTAATAGTGCTCGACAAGCCCGAACCGGAGTTCGTGGCGGCGGTGCGCACGGCGCTCGTGAAGATGAAGTACCGGCCGGCGATCCTTCACGGGCGCGCGGTGTCGCAGCTGGTCGAACAGCCGTTCGTCTTCCGCATCCAGAATCCCGACGGGAGTCGTTAAGGGGCTCGGCGAGCGCAACGAAGCTCGCCACCGCGCGTACAGGGAGAGATATTCGGGGCGAGCGTTGAACGTCCCGTTCCGTTGTCTCTCTCTGTTGGAGCCCCTGCGTGGATAGCCCCCTGGATGTTCTGGAGCAGGCCGAAGCCGAACTGGCCGCCGCCGAGCACGATGAGTCGGTGACCGGTGTCGACCGTCGGCAATTCATGTTTTATTCGCTGGTGGCCGCGGCGGCGACCACCTTTGGCGCGCAGGCGGCCGGTGCACAGGGAGCGGTGGCGCGCGCGGGCGGCATGGGGAGCCTGGCCAGCGGCGCCGCGCAGCCTCCGCAAGTACCGCCCGTGTCGCTCGGCAACGGCGAAGCGCCCGCGCTGCAGTTCATGCCGTATCCCGGCGGTACCGGCGCGCTCATGGAGAAGGTGGTGCGCGAGAAAGGCGCGGCGGCGTTCGCGCGCACGCCGCACGCCGTCGAGAAGTGGAGCGGGGCGGTACCGACCAATCCCG
The Gemmatimonas sp. genome window above contains:
- a CDS encoding energy transducer TonB, with translation MPRAKVRLTLIESTRRTTLHAVGAELFGISTYAALVAASIIGARTMNRIAPTPLVDEAVSFLAPLRQSAPPPVQESIQFIGLGGLSSVSIPVIETSALGRTPVPRGSLGDVAGEELELPDASNDSEKAYSEIEVDSTVTLDPSAEGPQYPPALLKAGVQGVVYARFVVDTIGHVDTASLIVLDKPEPEFVAAVRTALVKMKYRPAILHGRAVSQLVEQPFVFRIQNPDGSR